The DNA window CCCACCGTCTGCCAGCCCTGGTGCTCCTGACCCTCCCACACCCCGAACACCGCCCCCGACACATCGGAGGCGATCACCAATCGGCCCGACTCGTCCGCCTGGAGCGGGCCCACCGCGACGGTGCCGCCGCACTCCCGGATCCGCTGGGCGGTCCCATCGGTGCTGTCCGCCGCGAAGTACGTGGTCCACTCCACCGGGAACCCGAGGTCCGCCGGGGCGACCCCGAGCCCCGCCACCGGGGCGCCGTTCAGCGTGGCCCGCACATAGCGGCCCAGCCGCACCGGCCCGGACTCGAACTCCCAGCCCAGCAGGGCTCCGTAGAACGTCTCGGCGGTGCCCAGATCACGGGCCATCAGGCTGACCCAGCAGGGCGTACCCTGCGCGCACTGCACTCGGACAGCGGTCATCGGCGGTTCCTCCAGGGCATCCCGGCCGGCATGGGTCGACCCAGGACGGATGGTGCCACCCTCCGCCCCGTCATACCCGGGCCGCGCAGGACATGGCGGGCAAAGAGCGTGAAAAGAAGCGGCGTCCACGCAGGGTCACCGTACCGGAGCACAATGGCGTCATGGACAGCCACCACACTCCCTACCCGCTGATCACGGTCGGGGAACTCACCGAAGCCCTCCAAGGTCCCCGCCCGCCCGCGCTGCTGGACGTCCGCTGGCAGCTCGGCGGCCCGCCGGGGGAGAAGGAGTACCGCGCCGGACACCTCCCCGGCGCCCACTACCTCGACCTCGATCGCGACCTCGCCGCCCCGGCCGGACCGGCCGGGCGCCACCCGCTGCCCGATCTCGCGGTGCTCACGGCGGCGCTGCGCCGCGCCGGGGTGTACGCCGACCGCGACGCGGTGGTGTACGACGCGGGGCCCGCCCTCTCCGCCGCCCGCGCCTGGTGGCTGCTGCGCTGGGCCGGGCACACCCGGGTCCGGGTGCTGGACGGGGGGTTGGCCGCCTGGACCGCCGCCGGGCAGCCGCTCTCCACCGAGACCCCGGCGGACGGCGGCGGCACCTTCACCCCCGTCCCCGGCGGGATGCCGGTCCTCGACGCGGACGGCGCCGCCCGGCTGGCCCGCACCGGGCTGCTGCTGGATGCCCGTGCGGGGGAGCGCTACCGGGGCGAGACCGAGCCGATCGACCCCCGGGCCGGGCACATCCCCGGCGCGGTGTCGGCGCCCACCGCCGACAACCTGGGCGCGGACGGCCGGTTCCGGCCCGCCGCTGAACTCGCCGCCCGCTTCCGCGACCTGGGCGCGGCCACCGCCGAGACCGGGGTGTACTGCGGCTCGGGTGTCACCGCCGCCCACCAGGTGCTCGCCCTGGAGGCGGCCGGCCTGCGCGCCGCCCTCTACCCGGGCTCCTGGAGCGAGTGGTCCGCCGACCCCGCCCGCCCCGCCGCCACCGGCCCCCACCCCGGCTGACCCCCGCCGGGGCGGGCCTTGGCGGGGCTGGTTCCCCGCTCGGGCCGGCACTCGACACACCACGTGCCAGGCCCGACTTCCTCCAACCGACCTGACTTCCAATCGGCTTGGCCGACAATCAGGCCGGTCCGCCCGGAAAACAGTGCGGGCCGGCCGTTCCCCCTGCGGGGAGCGGTCGGCCCGTCAGGGGCTGTCGGGCTGTCTGGGCGTCAGTCCTGCTTCTTGCGGCGGCTGCCGAAGACGATCTCGTCCCAGCTGGGCACCGTAGCGCGCCGCCCGGGGCGTACGCCGTCCGCCTCCGCCTGCCGGTCGGTGGTACCGACCAGCCGGTCGCGGTGCGGCGAGACCGCCCGCGGCATCAGGATGTCCGCGTAGGCGGCACCCGCGCCCGCGCTGGCCGCCGGGGCGGCTGCGGCGGACTCGTCCGCCTCCTCCTGCGCGGCGGGCTCCTCCGGGGGCCCCACCACCAGGTCGCCCCGGAAGTTGGGCACCACGTCCAGCAGGCTGGTGAGCGAGTCGCGAGCCTCGGCCACCGGGCGTTCCAGGATCCGGTCGGGTGAGGGCCGCTCCAGCGCCGGTCGGGCCGTACGCTCCTGCGGCAGCCGGGCGATCCGCGGCACGAACGGGAAGACCGGGTCCTCGCCGCCGCGCTCCGGGGTCTCGCCGATCAGCGCCCGCGCCTCGTCGTCGGTGGGCTGCACCAGGCGGCGCGGCGGGTCGTAGGTCCAGCCGGCACTGCGGGTCTCACCGTCGGCCCGGTACTGGAGCACCACGTCCCAGGTGCCGTCGTCGCGCCGCCAGGAGTCCCACTGCTCGCTGTCCTTCTCGGCGCCGTGCAGGATCAGACGCTCCATCACGGCGTCGCCGAGCTGCGGCCCGGTCGACTCACCGTGCCGCCGGATGGGCGTCTTGCGCGCCCGCTCCGCCATGAACGCCCGCTCGGCCAGCACCGGCCCCTCGAAGCGGCGGACCCGGTCCACCGAGATACCGGCCAGCTGTGCGACCTCCTCGGCGGAGGCACCGGCACGTATCCGCGCCTGGATGTCGCGGGGGCGGAGATGGCTCTCCACCTCGATCTCGATCTGGCCCAGCCGGGGGCGGTCGCCACGGATCGCGGCACGCAGCCGCTCGTCGATCGGGAGGGTGTACTCCGTGCTGTCGGCAGCCTTGAGCACCAGCCGTGTGCCGTCATTGCTGACAGCCACGACACGCAGTTCGGGCACGGTTACCTCCCGGGTGGTGCCTGCCGACGTCACCTGCGTCGCTGCTCCCGTAACGAGTGTGGCCTGCCGACGGGCGGCTGGCCACAACATTGCAGACTTCTCCGGCGTGTCGGGGCTTGGCCTCGGCACGCCGCTGTGGCACGGTTACCTCTTTGCGGCACCGCCGGTCGGCGCCGCGCTCATCGATCCGGCCTTCATCGATCCCGGCTCTCCTCCGACCCGGGCCGAGCGCCGGAAGCCGGCGGCCCCGGGACGAGTGCCGCCCTCCACCTCCTCGTCGCCCGGCCTCACCGTCCGGGTGACGGCAGGTCGAGCAGCCTGCGGGCCAGGCTCCATGAACAGTACTCCATTCGAGGCGCCCCGAGGCTCGGCTCGCCGCTCAAGTCTCCCGCGAATCCAGGGAATCTCAAGGGCTGCCACTCCGATGGCCGACCGCCGACCGATGGACGGTGATCATCTTCACATCTTTCGGCCATCCGGAGTGCAGTATTCGCCACTACTTCCCTTCTTTGTGGACAGACTGCATATGGAATCGGTCAGGCCCCCAGGACGCGCCGCAGATAGCCGTTCCCGAACCGGCGTTCAGGGTCCACCCGGTCGCGCAGCGCGGTGAAGTCGCCCAGCCTCGGATAGACCGAGGCGAGGTACTCGGCGTCCCGGGTGTGCAGCTTTCCCCAGTGCGGTCGGCCCTGGTGCGCCGTCATGATCCGCTCCACCTCGGCGAAGTAGCCCCGGTCGGCCGTCCCCCGGTACAGGTGCACCGCGATGTAGCAGGTGTCACGGCCGCTCGCGGTGGAGAGCCAGAGGTCGTCCGCCGGTGCGGTCCGCACCTCCACCGGGAAGCTGATCCGCCAGTCGGAGCGCTCCACCAGCGCCCGCAGTTCGCGCAGCACCTCGGTCGCCGCAGCCCGGGGCACCGCGTACTCCATCTCCACGAAGCGCACCCGGCGCGGGCTGGTGAAGACCTTGTACGCCACGTCGGTGTAGCCGCGCTCGGACCAGGCGCGGCTGGAGACCTGAGCGATGGCGGGAATGGCGGAGGGGAAGCGCCGACCGACCCGGCAGGCGCCCTCCCAGACGGTGTTGGACAGGAACTCGTCGTCCAGCCACTCCCTGAAACGCGGCAGCGGAGTGGCCGGGCCCTGGCTGCGGTTGTTCCGCTTGGTGCTGCACCGGTCGGTGTGCGGGAACCAGTAGAACTCGAAGTGCTCGTTGGCCTCGGTCAGCCGGTCGAAGTCGGCCAGCACCTCGTCCAGCCGCATCGGCTTCTCATGCGCCGTCAGCAGGAAGAGCGGCTCCACCCCGAAGGTGATCGCACTGACCACGCCCAGCGCCCCGAGGCCCAGCCGGGCGCCCTGGAAGAGGTCGGCGTTCTCGGTGGCGGAGCAGGTGGCGACCGTACCGTCCGCCAGCACGATCTCCAGCTCGCGGATCTGGGCCGACAGCGAGGCGGAGTCCCGGCCGGTGCCATGGGTGCCGGTGCCGGTCGCCCCGGCGACGGTCTGCACCATCACATCGCCCATGTTGGTCAGCGACAGGCCCGCCGCCTCCAGCAGCCGGTTGAGCCGCTCCAGCGGCAGCCCGGACTCCACCGTGACGGTGCCCGCCTCGCGGTCGATCCGTCGCACCGCGGTGAGCCGGTCCGGGCGGACCAGCACCCCGCCGTCGGCGGAGGCTATGGAGGTGAAGGAGTGCCCGGACCCCACCGCCTTGACCGCCAGCCCGTCGGCGGCGGCCCGCCGTACCGCCTCCGCCAGCTCCTCGGCGGAGGCCGGCGCCACCACCCGGACGGGACGGGCGCTCTGGTTCCCCGCCCAGTTGGACCAGCGGCTCGGCTCAAGGGTGGTGCTGCGGCTGCCGCTCGTCGCCTTCGACACGCTCTGCCTCCTGCTCCGGCGCCGACCGCAGCCGACGCGCCCCGAGGAACGCCGTGACCGCGGCCAGCGAGCCCGCCACGACCGGCACCCAGTACCCGGTCGAGGCCCCCGCGCGGTCCACCGTCCACCCGCCGACCGAGGAGCCCACCGCCACACCCACGGCCAGCCCGGTGGTCGTCCAGGTCATCCCCTCGTTGAGCTTGGTGGCCGGCACCAGCCGCTCCACCATGCCCATCGTGGTGACCATGGTCGGGGAGATCGACAGCCCGGCGACGAACAGGGCCACCGCCAGAGCCACGAGGTTTCCTACCAGTAGGAGCGGGAGCATACTCACCGCCATCAGCGACACGCCCAGCAGGAACCGGCGGGACATCGGGCCCTTGGGCTTGAACACCCCGAAGACGGCACCGGCCAGGCACGACCCCAGCGCATAGACCGCCAGCACCGCGCTGGAGAGCGCCGTGTGACCCTGCTCCTGCGCGAACGCCACCGTCACCACCTCCACCGCGCCGAAGATCGCACCGGTGGCGACAAAGGTCAGCACCAGCACCTGGAGCGCCTTGGACCGGATCGCGGAGCCGGGGGAGTGCTGCTCACGCGGATGCACCGGGGGCTCGGTACGCCGCTGCGCGCTGAACAGGGCCACCCCCACGGTCAGGAAGACCCCGGCCAGCAGCACGCCCGCCTCCGGGAAGACCGAGGTGGCCAGCCCGATGGCGAGGATCGGCCCGACGATGAAGCAGATCTCGTCCATCACCGCCTCGAAGGAGTAGGCGGTGTGCAGCAGCGCCGGGTCGCTGCGGTAGAGATGCGCCCAGCGGGCCCGCACCATCGACCCCACGCTGGGCATCGCCCCCATACCGGCGGCCCCCAGGAAGAGCGTCCAGTCGGGCGCCTCCAGCCGGGCGCAGAGCAGCAGCGCCGTCGCCGACACCATGGTCAGCACGGTCGCCGGCAGCGCCACCCGCCGCTGACCGTACCGGTCCACCAGCCGCGACACCTGCGGACCGAGCACTGCGGCGGCCAGCGCCAGCGTGGCGGTGACCGCACCCGCCAGACCGTAGGCCCCGCGCAGCTGGGAGAGCATGGTGACGATGCCGATGCCGGTCATCGAGATGGGCAGCCGGGACAGCAGACCCGTGGTGGAGAAGGCCAGGCTGCCGGGGGCGGCGAAGATCTGGCGGTAGGTCGACAGCATGGAGGGCACAGAGGCTCCGCGAGGCACCGGTAAGGAACGTGGTTGGTGCACACAGCTTACAAACCGGTGCAAACGGTTTACCGCCGGAAGCCCTCCCGGCCGCTGCGCGCGGCTGCGGCCCCGCAGCGGAGCCGCGCAGTGGCAGGATCGGTGTCATGTCCGACTCGCGCACTCCCGGCGGCGCCGCGACCGGCGGCCCCGCGCAGGCCGCCCCCGACGCCGCGCCGTACGACGCCCTGCTGCTGCTCTCCTTCGGCGGGCCCGAGGGCCCGGACGATGTGGTGCCGTTCCTGGAGAACGTGACCCATGGCCGGGGCATCCCCAAGGAACGGTTGGCCGAGGTCGGGCAGCACTACTTCCGCTTCGGCGGGGTCAGCCCGATCAACGAGCAGAACCGCGAGCTGCTGGCGGCCCTGCGCAAGGACTTCGCCGAGCACGGCCTGGACCTGCCGGTGCACTGGGGCAACCGCAACTGGTCCCCGTACCTGGTGGACACCCTCCGGGAGATGGCCGAGGCCGGGCACCGCCGCATCCTGACCCTGGCCACCAGCGCCTACGCCGGCTACTCCGGCTGCCGCCAGTACCGGGAGAACCTCGCCGACGCGCTGGCGCTGCTGAGCGAGGAGGGCGTGCCCGAGCTGCGGGTCGACAAGCTGCGGCACTACTACAACCACCCCGGCTTCGTCGGCCCGATGGTGGAGAGCACCCTGGTCGCCCTCGCCGAGCTGCCCGAGGAGGTGCGCGACACCGCCCACCTCGTCTTCACCACCCACTCCATCCCCACCGCCATGGCCGAGACCTCCGGCGCCCCGGACGACCCCGCCCGGGGCCGGCCCGGCGGCGTCTATGTCGCCCAGCACCTGGATGTGGCCCGGCTGGTCGCCGGGGCGGTCGCGGAGGCCACCGGGATCATCGGCCGCCACTGGGAACTCGTCTACCAGAGCCGCAGCGGCGCCCCGCACATCCCCTGGCTGGAGCCGGACGTCTGCGACCACCTGGAGGCGCTGCACCGGGAAGGCGCCCCGGCGGCGGTGATGGTACCGATCGGCTTTGTCTCCGACCACATGGAGGTCAAGTACGACCTCGACACCGAGGCCCGCGCCAAGGCGGCGGAACTCGGCCTCCCGGTGGCGCGCGCCGCCACCGTGGGCGCCGACGCGCGGTTTGTCGCGGCGGTGCGTGAGCTGGTGCTGGAGCGCGCGGCGACCGAGCGGGGCGCGCAGCCGGTCCGCTGTGCCTTCGGGTCGCTGGGCGCCGGCCGCGACGTCTGCCCGGTCGACTGCTGCCCCAACCCCCGCGCGCCGCGCCCCGCCGTCGGCCAGGGCTGATCCGCCTGACCCGCCCGCCTGCCCGATCCCACCCGCCTGCCTGATCCCGCCCGCCTGCCCGATCCCGCCCGCCTGCCTGATCCCACCCGCCTGCCCGCCCGACCTGCCGGAGGACCCGCCATGACCGAGCCCGATCCGCACCTCGCCGCCGAACTGCTCGACCTCGCCCTGGAGGCGGCTCGGCAGGCCGGCGCGCTGCTGCGGGACGGCCGCCCGGCCGATCTGGGCGTCGCCGCCACCAAGAGCAGCCCGGTCGATGTGGTCACCGAGATGGACACCGCCTGCGAGAAGCTGATCGTGGAGCTGATCTCGGCCCGCCGCCCGGACGACGGCTTCCTCGGCGAGGAGGGTGCCAGCAGCCCCGGCACCAGCGGGGTCCGCTGGGTGGTGGACCCGCTGGACGGCACCGTCAACTACCTCTACGGTCTGCCGACCTGGGCGGTCTCCATCGCGGCCGAGGTCGATGGGCGGGCGGTGGTCGGAGTGGTGGCCGTACCGGAGCGCGGCGAGACCTTCCACGCCGTCGCGGGCGGCGGCGCGTACCTCGATGGGGAGCGCATCGGCTGCCGCCCCGCGCCCGCTCCGGGCCAGGCACTGGTGTGCACCGGCTTCAACTACGTCCGGGAGGTCCGGGAGCACCAGGCGGAGGTGGTCCGGGCGCTGATCGCGGAGGTGCGCGACATCCGGCGCGGCGGCAGCGCCGCAGTGGACCTCTGCGATGTCGCCTGCGGTCGGCTGGACGGCTACTACGAGCGCGGGCTGCACCCCTGGGACATGGCCGCCGGGGTGCTGATCGCCCGCGAGGCCGGGGCGCTGTCCGGCGGGCGGCCCGGCGAGGAGCCGTCCGGCGAACTGGTGGTCACCGCCGTGCCCGGGGTCTTCGAGCCGCTCCAGGCGCGGCTGGAGGAGCTGGGTGCCTGGCACGACTGACCCAGGCCGGGGGCCGGACATGCGAGAGCCCCGGAGGCCGCTGGTGCGTCCGGGGCCCTTCGCCGCACGGCTGGGCGCGACGGGTCAGGCGCTCTTGGGCAGCGCTTCCTCCGCCACTTTGACCCCGTGCTCGGCGGCCAGGCGGCGCAGGTCGTCGAGCTCGGACTGCTCCACCTCGGCCAGGAAGTCGTCTCCGGACTCAAGGGCGCGGTTCAGGTCCTGCTCGGTCTTCCTTATGCGCTGCAGGATGCCGGCGGTGAAGGCGTCCATCGGCAGACCCCCTATGGGATGTCGGGCGACCCCGGGCTTCGGGATACGGCATGGAAGCGGGGAGTGGATCCACCAGGTGGCGGCTCCCGGCACGGCCTCGACCGAAGAAGGCCGCGACCGCGAACGTTCTGTTTCCCGGACCCGGCGCGGTGTGCCGCACGGCGGGTGGGTGCGATGCGCCGCCGAGCGGCGCCATCGCGAGTTGCAGTCGTCCTCCCCGCCCGGAAGCTCAGGGAAACCTCAACTTCGGGGCAAATGCCGAAAGCACCTGCCGCATCGGCCGGGCCGACCGCACTCGCTGAGGTCGCTGCGCCCGATGGAGTGCCCGCTTACCACTGCTTTACACCTCGAAGGGGCAGGATGGAGGCACCGTCGGTGCCGTCCGCCCGGCCGAGGCGGGACCCCCCGGGTCCCGTTCCACCCCGGGTGCCGGCCTGCGTGTGTGCGCAGGCCCGCACGGTCGGCCACCGGCGGCCCAGGCATGGGTACGACCGGGACCGCCCGGACGTGCCGACCGGCCCGGACCCCCGGACCCCCGGACCCCCGGACCCCCGGACCCCGGGCCGGCGGGTCGCCGGACCGGCCGGACAACTGGACAAGCAGACATTCGGACCGCGCGCAGAGCGCAGCCGGGCGGACGGCGGCCACAGGCCCGCCGCCCCCGGCCAGAGGGAAGGAAGGCCGCCTTGCGGGTACTCGTCGTCGAGGACGAGCAGTTGCTCGCCGAAGCCGTCGCCACCGGCCTGCGCCGCGAGGCGATGGCCGTGGACGTGGTGTACGACGGGGAGGCGGCCCTGGAACGGGTCGGCGTCAACGACTACGACGTGGTCGTCCTGGACCGCGACCTGCCGCTGGTACACGGCGACGACGTCTGCCGGGCCGTGGTCGACTCCGGGCTGCCGACCCGGGTGATCATGCTGACGGCGGCCGGTGACATCAGCGACCGGGTCGAGGGTCTGGAGCTGGGCGCGGACGACTACCTCCCCAAGCCGTTCGCCTTCAGCGAACTCGTCGCCCGGGTGCGGGCCCTCGGCCGCCGCACCACCACGGCGCTGCCGCCCGTCCTGGAGCGCGCCGGGATCTCGCTGGACCCCGGCCGCCGGGAGGTGACCCGCGACGGCCACCCGGTCCAGCTGGCGCCCAAGGAGTTCGCCGTGCTGGAGGTGCTGCTGCGCTCCAACGGCGGCGTGGTCTCCGCCGAGCAGCTGCTGGAGAAGGCGTGGGACGAGAACACCGACCCGTTCACCAATGTGGTCCGGGTGACCGTGATGACGCTGCGCCGCAAGCTCGGGGAGCCCGCTGTGATCGTCACGGTGCCGGGCTCCGGATACCGGATCTGACAGGGGACGATCATGGCCACCCCACCCCCCGCCCCGACCGGCGGGCCCACCGCCGCGCCGGGCCGCGGCGCGGGTCCGACGCCGCCGCGCCCCACCCGCCCGCCGCGCGCCCCCGCCGCGCCCGGCCCACCGGCCGCCCCGCCGCCCTACGCCCCCGGCGCCGGGCTGCGCTGGCTGCCGTTCCGGCCCACCATCCGGATCAGGCTCACCCTGCTGTACGGCGGGATGTTCCTGATGGCCGGGGTGCTGCTGGTGCTGGTGATCTACATGCTGGCCAGACAGGCACTCCAGGTCGGCGCCCAGCTGCCGATGACCACCATCCCCGAGAACACGGTGGTGGTGAACCCGCAGACCAACCAGACCTGGACCCCGCACCAGTTCCAGGAGCAGATCTCCGCCTGGCAGGC is part of the Peterkaempfera bronchialis genome and encodes:
- a CDS encoding VOC family protein; the protein is MTAVRVQCAQGTPCWVSLMARDLGTAETFYGALLGWEFESGPVRLGRYVRATLNGAPVAGLGVAPADLGFPVEWTTYFAADSTDGTAQRIRECGGTVAVGPLQADESGRLVIASDVSGAVFGVWEGQEHQGWQTVGVPGAPAWTELVTSDGDAAAAFYGSVFGPAVERSGDDAVLRVEGRAVAGIRGAAALRGGPPRWRIYFAVADADRAARRAVELGGRLLVEPQESPHGRVARLSDPEGGRFSVVQR
- a CDS encoding sulfurtransferase; the encoded protein is MDSHHTPYPLITVGELTEALQGPRPPALLDVRWQLGGPPGEKEYRAGHLPGAHYLDLDRDLAAPAGPAGRHPLPDLAVLTAALRRAGVYADRDAVVYDAGPALSAARAWWLLRWAGHTRVRVLDGGLAAWTAAGQPLSTETPADGGGTFTPVPGGMPVLDADGAARLARTGLLLDARAGERYRGETEPIDPRAGHIPGAVSAPTADNLGADGRFRPAAELAARFRDLGAATAETGVYCGSGVTAAHQVLALEAAGLRAALYPGSWSEWSADPARPAATGPHPG
- the sepH gene encoding septation protein SepH, encoding MTSAGTTREVTVPELRVVAVSNDGTRLVLKAADSTEYTLPIDERLRAAIRGDRPRLGQIEIEVESHLRPRDIQARIRAGASAEEVAQLAGISVDRVRRFEGPVLAERAFMAERARKTPIRRHGESTGPQLGDAVMERLILHGAEKDSEQWDSWRRDDGTWDVVLQYRADGETRSAGWTYDPPRRLVQPTDDEARALIGETPERGGEDPVFPFVPRIARLPQERTARPALERPSPDRILERPVAEARDSLTSLLDVVPNFRGDLVVGPPEEPAAQEEADESAAAAPAASAGAGAAYADILMPRAVSPHRDRLVGTTDRQAEADGVRPGRRATVPSWDEIVFGSRRKKQD
- a CDS encoding D-arabinono-1,4-lactone oxidase — translated: MSKATSGSRSTTLEPSRWSNWAGNQSARPVRVVAPASAEELAEAVRRAAADGLAVKAVGSGHSFTSIASADGGVLVRPDRLTAVRRIDREAGTVTVESGLPLERLNRLLEAAGLSLTNMGDVMVQTVAGATGTGTHGTGRDSASLSAQIRELEIVLADGTVATCSATENADLFQGARLGLGALGVVSAITFGVEPLFLLTAHEKPMRLDEVLADFDRLTEANEHFEFYWFPHTDRCSTKRNNRSQGPATPLPRFREWLDDEFLSNTVWEGACRVGRRFPSAIPAIAQVSSRAWSERGYTDVAYKVFTSPRRVRFVEMEYAVPRAAATEVLRELRALVERSDWRISFPVEVRTAPADDLWLSTASGRDTCYIAVHLYRGTADRGYFAEVERIMTAHQGRPHWGKLHTRDAEYLASVYPRLGDFTALRDRVDPERRFGNGYLRRVLGA
- a CDS encoding MFS transporter; the encoded protein is MLSTYRQIFAAPGSLAFSTTGLLSRLPISMTGIGIVTMLSQLRGAYGLAGAVTATLALAAAVLGPQVSRLVDRYGQRRVALPATVLTMVSATALLLCARLEAPDWTLFLGAAGMGAMPSVGSMVRARWAHLYRSDPALLHTAYSFEAVMDEICFIVGPILAIGLATSVFPEAGVLLAGVFLTVGVALFSAQRRTEPPVHPREQHSPGSAIRSKALQVLVLTFVATGAIFGAVEVVTVAFAQEQGHTALSSAVLAVYALGSCLAGAVFGVFKPKGPMSRRFLLGVSLMAVSMLPLLLVGNLVALAVALFVAGLSISPTMVTTMGMVERLVPATKLNEGMTWTTTGLAVGVAVGSSVGGWTVDRAGASTGYWVPVVAGSLAAVTAFLGARRLRSAPEQEAERVEGDERQPQHHP
- a CDS encoding ferrochelatase, with protein sequence MSDSRTPGGAATGGPAQAAPDAAPYDALLLLSFGGPEGPDDVVPFLENVTHGRGIPKERLAEVGQHYFRFGGVSPINEQNRELLAALRKDFAEHGLDLPVHWGNRNWSPYLVDTLREMAEAGHRRILTLATSAYAGYSGCRQYRENLADALALLSEEGVPELRVDKLRHYYNHPGFVGPMVESTLVALAELPEEVRDTAHLVFTTHSIPTAMAETSGAPDDPARGRPGGVYVAQHLDVARLVAGAVAEATGIIGRHWELVYQSRSGAPHIPWLEPDVCDHLEALHREGAPAAVMVPIGFVSDHMEVKYDLDTEARAKAAELGLPVARAATVGADARFVAAVRELVLERAATERGAQPVRCAFGSLGAGRDVCPVDCCPNPRAPRPAVGQG
- a CDS encoding inositol monophosphatase family protein, coding for MTEPDPHLAAELLDLALEAARQAGALLRDGRPADLGVAATKSSPVDVVTEMDTACEKLIVELISARRPDDGFLGEEGASSPGTSGVRWVVDPLDGTVNYLYGLPTWAVSIAAEVDGRAVVGVVAVPERGETFHAVAGGGAYLDGERIGCRPAPAPGQALVCTGFNYVREVREHQAEVVRALIAEVRDIRRGGSAAVDLCDVACGRLDGYYERGLHPWDMAAGVLIAREAGALSGGRPGEEPSGELVVTAVPGVFEPLQARLEELGAWHD
- a CDS encoding response regulator transcription factor — encoded protein: MRVLVVEDEQLLAEAVATGLRREAMAVDVVYDGEAALERVGVNDYDVVVLDRDLPLVHGDDVCRAVVDSGLPTRVIMLTAAGDISDRVEGLELGADDYLPKPFAFSELVARVRALGRRTTTALPPVLERAGISLDPGRREVTRDGHPVQLAPKEFAVLEVLLRSNGGVVSAEQLLEKAWDENTDPFTNVVRVTVMTLRRKLGEPAVIVTVPGSGYRI